In Sandaracinus amylolyticus, the following proteins share a genomic window:
- a CDS encoding beta-ketoacyl synthase N-terminal-like domain-containing protein — translation MTAPSPSGSHAQGPIAVTGVGVVSSIGRGVASFAAALRAGRIGVRAVEGPGPLRVAALLGELELATEIERVLVACGRRPDELATRAVRSAARAQWSVRTGVAAAFEAWLDAELDRSILAPERVAVVAVSPPGPAHRDALDARYRDRLVHAPPTYALQHLDTELVSTWSEIVGAHGEGFSVGGASASGQTAIVKGAQLVRHGLADVCIVIAGAAHLGALEIAALANLGALRCDPGSGPPEAASRPFDRAAAGFVYGQGAAALVLESEASARARRVATRCTIRGIALCLSGTRAPTPSADAEARVMQSALRDAGLDPTDIDYVNAHATSSPLGDQAEAHALGRVFTDHGARPRVSSTKALMGHCLGSAGALEMIATISQMSDSVLHPQPHLEDPIDPELAFVARACERAEVRRAISSSFGFGGIHTTLVLERGAPSHTGGAE, via the coding sequence ATGACGGCTCCGTCGCCGAGTGGGTCGCATGCGCAGGGTCCCATCGCCGTCACCGGCGTCGGCGTGGTCTCCTCGATCGGGCGCGGCGTCGCGTCGTTTGCCGCCGCGTTGCGCGCCGGGCGGATCGGCGTGCGCGCGGTCGAGGGGCCTGGCCCGCTGCGTGTCGCGGCGCTACTCGGCGAGCTCGAGCTCGCGACCGAGATCGAGCGCGTCCTGGTCGCGTGCGGGCGGCGTCCTGACGAGCTCGCGACGCGCGCGGTGCGGAGCGCCGCGAGGGCGCAGTGGTCGGTGCGCACCGGCGTCGCCGCCGCCTTCGAGGCCTGGCTCGACGCCGAGCTCGATCGCAGCATCCTCGCGCCCGAACGGGTCGCTGTCGTCGCGGTCTCGCCGCCCGGCCCCGCGCACCGCGATGCGCTCGACGCGCGCTATCGCGATCGGCTGGTCCACGCGCCCCCGACGTACGCGCTGCAGCACCTCGACACCGAGCTCGTGTCGACGTGGAGCGAGATCGTCGGCGCGCACGGAGAGGGGTTCTCGGTGGGCGGCGCATCGGCGAGCGGTCAGACGGCGATCGTCAAGGGCGCGCAGCTCGTGCGTCACGGTCTCGCCGACGTGTGCATCGTCATCGCCGGCGCGGCGCACCTCGGCGCGCTCGAGATCGCCGCGCTCGCGAACCTCGGCGCGCTCCGCTGTGATCCCGGCAGCGGCCCGCCCGAGGCGGCGAGCCGTCCATTCGACCGCGCGGCCGCGGGGTTCGTCTACGGCCAGGGCGCGGCAGCGCTGGTGCTCGAGTCGGAGGCTTCGGCGCGCGCACGCCGTGTCGCCACGCGGTGCACGATCCGCGGCATCGCGCTCTGCCTGAGCGGCACACGCGCTCCGACGCCCAGCGCGGACGCCGAAGCGCGCGTGATGCAGAGCGCGCTGCGCGACGCTGGTCTCGATCCGACCGACATCGACTACGTCAACGCGCACGCCACCTCGTCGCCGCTCGGCGATCAGGCCGAGGCACACGCCCTCGGCCGTGTGTTCACCGATCACGGCGCCCGGCCGCGCGTGAGCTCCACCAAGGCGCTGATGGGCCACTGCCTGGGGTCGGCAGGCGCGCTCGAGATGATCGCGACGATATCGCAGATGAGCGACTCCGTACTGCACCCGCAGCCGCACCTCGAAGACCCGATCGACCCCGAGCTCGCGTTCGTCGCACGAGCGTGTGAGCGCGCCGAGGTACGGCGCGCGATATCGAGCTCGTTTGGTTTCGGGGGAATCCACACGACTCTCGTGCTCGAGCGCGGCGCTCCGAGCCACACCGGAGGTGCAGAGTGA
- a CDS encoding phosphopantetheine-binding protein → MTARSLDRAAVADVVRRSVREVLPDLTPEMIADDSVRLADVGANSVDRVEIVMLSLESLSLAVPAAELASARNLGGLIDLLTASLASRAGATAR, encoded by the coding sequence ATGACCGCTCGATCGCTCGACCGTGCTGCGGTCGCGGACGTCGTCCGCCGCAGCGTGCGCGAGGTCCTGCCCGATCTCACGCCCGAGATGATTGCGGACGACTCCGTGCGACTCGCGGATGTCGGCGCGAACTCGGTCGACCGCGTCGAGATCGTGATGCTCTCGCTCGAGTCGCTCTCGCTCGCAGTGCCCGCGGCGGAGCTCGCGAGCGCGCGCAACCTCGGCGGCCTGATCGACCTGCTCACCGCGAGCCTCGCTTCGCGTGCGGGAGCGACTGCGCGATGA